GCAGTGGAGCAAGGCGACCCAATCGCTGAGGTCACCACGGATAAGATCAACATGGAGATCGAGGCCCCGGCCAGCGGCGTGTTCCGCGCGCTGGGCTACGCCGCTGGCGAAACCGTGCCAGTCACCACGGTGATCGCCTACATCCTGGCGCCCGGCGAAAAAGCACCGGCGGCGCCCGCCAAAGCGCCCGTCAGCCCTGCAGCGGTCGTGCAGGCTGCTGAAGTGCCAGCGCCGCGCCCCGCACCAGGTATCGAGCAGCCCCAACAAGCGCCCCCAGCGGCCCTGCCGGCCTATGCGCCGCCGGCCGCAGAGGGGCGCGTGGCCGCCGTGTCGGACCTGGCGGCCAAAGTAGCCAGCGAGCACGGTATCGACTTGGCGGCGGTGCGCGGCAGCGGAGTGGGTGGGCGCATAACCCGCAAGGATGTGGAGCAATACCTTGGTGCTGCGCAGCCCCCGGCTAGTGCCTCTGATGCCAAGGTGCGTGCCACGCCCGCGGCACGCCAAGCGGCACGCCAGGGGAACATTGCCTTGCACGCCGTACGCGGCAGTGGCCCACGCGGGCGCGTGCAGGCGGCCGATGTGGCCGCCGCGCCTCGCGCGGTACAGGCGGCTCCAGGCGCGCAAACCCACCAGCCAGGGGGCGTGCAGCACATCCCGCTTAGCCAGATGCGCCGCACGATTGCGGCCAACTTACAGCGTAGCGCACAGGAAGCGCCACACATTTATTTTCAGGTGGATGTGGACATCAGCGCGCTCAACGATATGGTGGCGGTGGCCAACCGCCAGGCGGCCAGCGGCAGCCCGAAAGTGACCCTGACCGCCGTGCTGGCCAAGGCCGTGGCCTGGGCGCTCACGCGCCATCCCCGGCTCAATAGCCACCTCGCCGCGCAGGAGATCTTGCAGTACGCCGATATTCACCTCGGTCTGGCGGTGGCGCTGGAGGATGGCCTGATCGTGCCGGTCATTCATCAGGCGCAGAGCAAAAGCATCAGCACCCTGGCCAGCGAAGTGAATGACTTGGCGCAGCGCGCTCGCAGTGGTAAGCTCAAGCCCGCAGATTTGCAAGGCGCAACCTTTACCATCTCCAACCTCGGCATGTTCCGCGTCGATCGCTTCACCGCCATCATCAACCCGCCCCAGGTAGGCATTCTGGCGGTGGGGCGGGCCAGCCAGCGGGTCCTGCCGGATGCAAGCGGACAGCCGCAGGTGCGGCCCGTTGCCACGCTGACCCTCTCGGTGGACCATCGCGTGATTGATGGCGCCGTAGCCGCGGCCTTCCTCGATGAGCTCAGCACAGTTTGTGAACGGCCGCATTTGATGGTACTGTAAGCGCCAATCTAAACTCATTAGGCGACTTGAATGGAAACCATGCTGGACAATCTGGCCATCAAGGGGGTGCCTGCTGCTTCAGGTATTGCAATAGGGAGACCGTGGGTGTACCAACCCCACGCGGCGCGCGTGGAGCGGCGCAGCATCAGTGATGTAGCGGCTGAGTTGGCGCGGCTGGCGGCGGCCAAGCAGACCGCCAAACAGCAACTGGCTGAACTGCAGCAAAAAACGCTGGCTGAGATCGGCGAGCAGGAAGCGGCGATCTTTGAAGCGCACCAAATGTTTCTGGAAGACCCCGAGCTGGATAAAGCCATTCACCAGCGCATCGAAAGCCAGCAGATCTGCGCTGAGGCCGCGGTGGAGGATGCGATCGAGCATGCTGCGGCAGAACTGGCCGCCTTGGAAGACGAATACTTCCAGGCGCGCGCCGTGGACCTGCGTGATGTTGGCCGCCGCTTGATCCAATTGCTCCTCGGCGTAGATACGCAGCTCAAAGGGTTCCCGGATGAGCCCGTGATCGTTTTCGCCGAGGATCTGACCCCTTCCGATACCGTGCAATTTGACCGCAGCCGTTTGCTGGCTCTGGTCACCATTCAGGGCGGGCCAACCTCGCACACCGCCATCCTGGCCAATAGCATGGGCATTCCTGCGGTGGTCAGTGCCCCCTTGGAGCTGGCTCAGGCCAAAGCCGCCGCGCTGGCCATCGTGGATGGGCGCAATGGCGAAGTGATCTTTGCCCCCAGCGAAGCCAAACTGGCTGAGATGCACAGCCAGCAGGCCGCCTGGCTGGCCCAGCGCGCCGCCGCACAAACCCGCAGCCACGAGGCCGCCATCACCACCGATGGTCACCAGGTGGAAGTGGTAGCCAATATCGGCAATGTGCAAGATGCGCAGCAAGGCTTGGAGTACGGCGCGGAGGGCGTGGGCCTGTTTCGCACCGAATTCCTGTTCCTTGACCGCCATAGTATGCCCACAGAAGATGAGCAGACGGCCGCCTATGGCGCGATCTTTGAGGTACTGCGCGGCAAGCCGGTGGTAGTGCGCACGCTGGATATCGGCGGCGATAAATCGGTTGATTATTTGGGCTTCAAAACTGAAGCCAATCCCTTCTTGGGCTGGCGTGCCATCCGCATGATGAGTGAGCGCCCGGATCTGCTACTTTCCCAGTTCCGCGCCCTGTTGCGCGCCGGCGTGGATACGGATCTGCGCATCATGGTGCCGATGGTCTCGCGCCTCACCGAGGTGGAGCAGGCGCGCGGCTTGTTACGCGTCGCCCAAGAGGAGCTGGCCAGCGAAGGTACCCCGTTCTGCCAGACGCTGCAGTTTGGCATCATGATCGAAGTACCCTCGGCAGTACTGGTGGCCGAGCACATTGCCCCACTGGTTGATTTCTTCAGTATCGGCACGAATGACCTGACCCAGTACACCATGGCGGTGGACCGTACCAACGAGCGTGTGGTCAACATTGCCAGCCCCTTTCACCCCAGCGTGCTGCGTTTGATCAAGCTCACCATCGATGCCGCGCATGCGCAGGGCAAATGGGTGGGGGTGTGCGGCGAATTCGCCGGCAACCCGCTGGCCGTGCCGTTGTTGCTGGGCATGGGGCTGGACGAGTTCAGTATGTCGCCGGTGAGCGTGCCGGTGGTCAAAGATTTGATCCGGCGCTTCTCGTTGGAGGAAGCACAGGATATTGCCAGCCGGGCCTTGCGCCTGCCCAAGAGTGAGGCGGTGCAGACCTACTTGCAATCCGTGGTGAGTGCCAAACAATAAAGGAACCAGCGTGGCTGCAGATCTTGATCAGCAAGTGATGGAAGACTATCTCGAGTTTGCGATAGGCGCCGCCCGCGAGGCTGGCGCCCTGTTGCTCGAAGGCTTTGATAAGCAAAACAAAGTAATGCACAAGAGTTCAGCGGTGGATTGGGTCACCGAGTACGACCGCGCCTCTGAGCAACTGGTGGTGGCGCGCATCACGGCCGCATACCCTACCCACGGCCTGGTGGGCGAAGAGGGTAGCCGCCGTGAGGGGCAAGACGGCTACACCTGGTACATCGATCCGCTGGATGGCACCACCAACTATGCCCATCATTTTCCGATGTTTGCTGTGTCGATCGCGCTGTATCAGGGGCAAACGCCGCTGGTAGGCGTGGTGTATGACCCGCTGCGTGACGAGCTGTTCAGTGCACTGCGCGGGCAGGGCGCCTACCTAACGCGGGGCAGCGAACGCAAGCCGTTGCAGGTGACCCAGGCGCAGGTGCTGGCTACCAGCTTGCTGGCTACCGGCTTCCCGTATGATTCGCATACCAGCAGCCACAACAACGTCACCGAGGTGGGGGCGTTCGTGCGCCGGGCGCAAGGCTTGCGCCGGGCGGGTTCAGCCGCCCTGGATATGTGCTATGTGGCCGCCGGGCGCCTGGATGGCTATTGGGAGTTCAAGCTGTTCGCCTGGGATATGGCCGCGGCACGCCTGGTGGTGGAGGAAGCCGGCGGGCGCTTCACCCAGCCGGATGGCGCGCCGATCGAGATGGTGGAGAAAATGGCCGCCTGCGTGAGCAACGCTCACATTCATGCTGAGATGCTGGCGGTGCTGGCCGAAGCGGCCCAGCAGCGCGGCGCAGAGTAGTTTCCTTTATAATTTTTGCATGCATAGCGCACCGCACGTCTGCCCGGTTTGCCAAGGTGAGCTGGTCCTCACCCGCCTGGTATGCCGCGATTGTGAAACCGCCATTGAGGGCCGCTTTGAGGCCGGCCCATTTTCCCGGCTCAGCCCCGAGCAATTGCATTTTGTAGAAGCCTTTGTGCGCAATGAGGGCAAGATTACGCGCATGGAGGATGAGTTCAAGCTCTCTTACCCCACCATCCGTAGCCGTTTGCATGAAGTCATCCGCGCCCTGGGATATGAGCCCGGTAAAGACAGCGCGGTTCCACTGACGGAAGAAGAGCGCCGCAGGATACTGGAAGATCTGGATAGTGGCAAGATCACTTCCGAAGAAGCGATGCGCATGTTGGAATAGCAATA
The DNA window shown above is from Anaerolineales bacterium and carries:
- a CDS encoding 2-oxo acid dehydrogenase subunit E2 — protein: MAKEVIMPVFGFNQESSQIVSWLVQDGQAVEQGDPIAEVTTDKINMEIEAPASGVFRALGYAAGETVPVTTVIAYILAPGEKAPAAPAKAPVSPAAVVQAAEVPAPRPAPGIEQPQQAPPAALPAYAPPAAEGRVAAVSDLAAKVASEHGIDLAAVRGSGVGGRITRKDVEQYLGAAQPPASASDAKVRATPAARQAARQGNIALHAVRGSGPRGRVQAADVAAAPRAVQAAPGAQTHQPGGVQHIPLSQMRRTIAANLQRSAQEAPHIYFQVDVDISALNDMVAVANRQAASGSPKVTLTAVLAKAVAWALTRHPRLNSHLAAQEILQYADIHLGLAVALEDGLIVPVIHQAQSKSISTLASEVNDLAQRARSGKLKPADLQGATFTISNLGMFRVDRFTAIINPPQVGILAVGRASQRVLPDASGQPQVRPVATLTLSVDHRVIDGAVAAAFLDELSTVCERPHLMVL
- the ptsP gene encoding phosphoenolpyruvate--protein phosphotransferase produces the protein METMLDNLAIKGVPAASGIAIGRPWVYQPHAARVERRSISDVAAELARLAAAKQTAKQQLAELQQKTLAEIGEQEAAIFEAHQMFLEDPELDKAIHQRIESQQICAEAAVEDAIEHAAAELAALEDEYFQARAVDLRDVGRRLIQLLLGVDTQLKGFPDEPVIVFAEDLTPSDTVQFDRSRLLALVTIQGGPTSHTAILANSMGIPAVVSAPLELAQAKAAALAIVDGRNGEVIFAPSEAKLAEMHSQQAAWLAQRAAAQTRSHEAAITTDGHQVEVVANIGNVQDAQQGLEYGAEGVGLFRTEFLFLDRHSMPTEDEQTAAYGAIFEVLRGKPVVVRTLDIGGDKSVDYLGFKTEANPFLGWRAIRMMSERPDLLLSQFRALLRAGVDTDLRIMVPMVSRLTEVEQARGLLRVAQEELASEGTPFCQTLQFGIMIEVPSAVLVAEHIAPLVDFFSIGTNDLTQYTMAVDRTNERVVNIASPFHPSVLRLIKLTIDAAHAQGKWVGVCGEFAGNPLAVPLLLGMGLDEFSMSPVSVPVVKDLIRRFSLEEAQDIASRALRLPKSEAVQTYLQSVVSAKQ
- a CDS encoding inositol monophosphatase, producing the protein MAADLDQQVMEDYLEFAIGAAREAGALLLEGFDKQNKVMHKSSAVDWVTEYDRASEQLVVARITAAYPTHGLVGEEGSRREGQDGYTWYIDPLDGTTNYAHHFPMFAVSIALYQGQTPLVGVVYDPLRDELFSALRGQGAYLTRGSERKPLQVTQAQVLATSLLATGFPYDSHTSSHNNVTEVGAFVRRAQGLRRAGSAALDMCYVAAGRLDGYWEFKLFAWDMAAARLVVEEAGGRFTQPDGAPIEMVEKMAACVSNAHIHAEMLAVLAEAAQQRGAE
- a CDS encoding DUF2089 domain-containing protein encodes the protein MHSAPHVCPVCQGELVLTRLVCRDCETAIEGRFEAGPFSRLSPEQLHFVEAFVRNEGKITRMEDEFKLSYPTIRSRLHEVIRALGYEPGKDSAVPLTEEERRRILEDLDSGKITSEEAMRMLE